In Nicotiana tabacum cultivar K326 chromosome 17, ASM71507v2, whole genome shotgun sequence, one DNA window encodes the following:
- the LOC142172161 gene encoding uncharacterized protein LOC142172161: MAGWPQYNKPKKIGICEHCGYKGHLKENFYKIVGYPAYFKSKKKTHVVGGSKTFANNASAEETSNSEGQPQGHYLTQEQYKQLVGLLNKPIGAECSTNMACIVSLMSNATEKDWIILGNQKVKDVLYVPDFKFNLLSVSKLTKDLSCLAAFYPDFCVLQGLYSGKCDILLSSYGIIHQTSCPYTPQQNGTVERKHRHILEVARALKFQSGVPIRFWGDCVKTAVYEPKVDHLRVFGCHCHAAALPRGDKFAPRARKAVFIGYSETQKGYRVYDLEHNSFFVSRDVVFQEIRFLFKDIGVEADDMFHQVPISPEEPISDPTPIQSIAQENTGSFMNQDAISSHESDDASTDLEQEEIAPILAPLEQMDTPNSALREGSEEVLPVESVAEQEHAPATTNLPTQPVQREPRKTTPPIWMKDYVTTTKLSRNCKFPISNHVWYDHLTTAYQAYLQAFSVLVEPKSFKEAA, encoded by the exons ATGGCAGGTTGGCCTCAATATAACAAACCTAAAAAGATAGGAATATGTGAACACTGTGGATATAAGGGACATTTAAAGGAAAATTTCTACAAGATAGTAGGATATCCAGCAtattttaaaagcaagaaaaagaCTCATGTTGTAGGAGGAAGCAAGACATTTGCCAATAATGCAAGTGCAGAAGAAACCAGCAACTCTGAAGGTCAACCACAAGGGCATTACCTGACACAGGAACAATACAAGCAACTAGTAGGATTGCTGAACAAACCTATAGGTGCAGAATGTTCCACAAATATGGCATGTATTGTTTCATTAATGTCCAATGCCACAGAAAAAGATTGGATA ATTCTAGGAAATCAGAAAGTGAAAGATGTGCTTTATGTACCAGATTTTAAATTTAACTTGCTATCAGTGTCAAAGCTCACCAAAGACCTCAGTTGTTTGGCTGCCTTCTACCCTGACTTCTGTGTGTTGCAGGGACTCTACAGTGGCAAG TGTGATATCTTGTTGTCTTCTTATGGTATTATTCATCAAACTAGTTGCCCctatacaccacaacaaaatggaacTGTGGAAAGAAAGCACAGGCACATTTTAGAGGTGGCTAGAGCATTGAAATTTCAAAGTGGAGTTCCTATAAGGTTTTGGGGAGATTGTGTTAAGACTGCAGTATAT GAACCTAAGGTTGATCATCTAAGGGTGTTTGGTTGCCATTGTCATGCAGCAGCCTTGCCTAGGGGAGATAAGTTTGCCCCCAGGGCTAGGAAGGCAGTATTCATTGGGTATTCAGAAACACAAAAGGGCTACAGAGTGTATGACCTTGAACATAATTCATTTTTTGTAAGCAGGGATGTGGTTTTTCAAGAAATAAGATTTCTTTTCAAGGATATAGGTGTTGAAGCTGATGATATGTTTCACCAGGTGCCTATCTCACCGGAAGAGCCCATTTCTGATCCAACACCCATACAATCTATAGCTCAAGAAAACACTGGTTCATTTATGAATCAGGATGCCATTAGCTCTCATGAAAGTGATGATGCCTCTACAGACTTGGAACAAGAAGAAATAGCCCCAATCCTTGCACCACTAGAGCAAATGGATACTCCAAATTCAGCATTAAGAGAGGGATCAGAAGAAGTTCTTCCTGTAGAATCTGTTGCTGAGCAAGAGCATGCCCCAGCAACAACAAACTTACCTACACAACCTGTTCAAAGAGAACCTAGAAAGACAACTCCTCCCATATGGATGAAGGATTATGTGACTACTACAAAGCTGTCTAGAAACTGCAAGTTTCCAATTTCCAATCATGTTTGGTACGATCATCTTACCACAGCATATCAAGCTTATTTACAAGCTTTCTCAGTTCTTGTGGAACCTAAATCCTTCAAAGAGGCAGCATAG